In the genome of Variovorax sp. PAMC26660, the window GCGACGGGCAAGACCTGAAGAACCATCCGCGCAACAGCACCGACGTCGTCGGCTCGGGCCCGTTCCGCGTGACCGACTTCAAGCCGGCGCAGCGCGTGGTGCTGGAGCGCTTCGACAAGTTCTTCCTGCCGAACAAGCCGTACCTGGACAAGATCATCGTCAACATCACGCCCGACTCGGCGAGCCTGATCCTCGGGCTGGAGCGCGGCGACATCCAGATGGTGCCCTTCGCCACGCTGCCCACCGACCTCAAGCGCCTGGCGAACGATCCGAAGGTGTCGCTCACGCCCAAGGGCTACGAGGGCATTGGCGCGCTCAACTGGCTGGCCTTCAACACCGCGAAGAAGCCGCTGTCGGACGTGCAAGTGCGCAAGGCCATCGCCACCGCCATCGACAAGAACTTCATCACCAAGGCGCTGATGGGTGGCTTTGCCACCGTGTCCGATGGCCCGCTGGTGGCGAGCAGCCCCTTTGCGGTGACGGACCTCGTGCGCTACCCGCTCGACCTGAAGAAGGCCGGCGAAATGCTCGACGCCGCAGGCTACAAGGCCGGCGCGGGCGGCGAGCGTTTCAAGCTCACCATCGACTACCTGCCCGGCGCCGACGACCAGCAGAAGAACGTGGCCGAGTACATCCGTGGCCAGCTCAAGAAGGTGGGCATCACGGTCGAGGTGCGTGCCTCGGCCGACTTCCCGGCCTGGGCCAAGCGGCTGGCCTCGCACGACTTCGACCTGTCGATGGACACGGTATTCAACTGGGGCGACCCGATCATCGGCGTGCACCGCACCTACCTGTCGACCAACATCAAGCCGATCGTGTGGACCAACACGCAGTCGTATGCCAACCCGAAGGTGGACGAGCTGCTCAACACCGCCGGCAGCCTGATCGATGCGACGCAGCGCAAGGCCTACTACGCGACCTTCCAGAAGATCGTGACCGACGACCTGCCCATCGAGTTCATCAACCAGGTGCCGTACCACACGGTCACCAG includes:
- a CDS encoding ABC transporter substrate-binding protein, producing MPLPRFTRRTTLLSAAFFGANTLLALPAFAADEPKRGGTLVIGSTQTPRHLNGAVQSGIATALPSTQIFASPLRFDDKWNPQPYLAESWKLADDGKSLTLKLRKDALFHDGKPVTSADVAFSIMAIKANHPFTTMLGPVEKVETPDAYTAIIRMSVPHPAIVLAMSPALCPILPKHIYGDGQDLKNHPRNSTDVVGSGPFRVTDFKPAQRVVLERFDKFFLPNKPYLDKIIVNITPDSASLILGLERGDIQMVPFATLPTDLKRLANDPKVSLTPKGYEGIGALNWLAFNTAKKPLSDVQVRKAIATAIDKNFITKALMGGFATVSDGPLVASSPFAVTDLVRYPLDLKKAGEMLDAAGYKAGAGGERFKLTIDYLPGADDQQKNVAEYIRGQLKKVGITVEVRASADFPAWAKRLASHDFDLSMDTVFNWGDPIIGVHRTYLSTNIKPIVWTNTQSYANPKVDELLNTAGSLIDATQRKAYYATFQKIVTDDLPIEFINQVPYHTVTSKKLANVPTTIWGPMSPMDEVYFK